A single Pseudomonas putida DNA region contains:
- a CDS encoding tetratricopeptide repeat protein has protein sequence MELAVEHGMGKAINGVVRGLLGAVLLAWLGNAAAASPPAQAQPAEGYVATQTCLGCHAEQARQWKDSDHGWAMRDATAANVLGNFNDARFDEAGVTARFFRKGQGFFVTVEGEDGKPANFQVRRTFGHYPLQQYLVDLPRGRLQALTIAWDSRPKTQGGQRWFSLYPGQRFAPDDPLHWTGRYQNWNGMCADCHSTRLMKNYNDRDDSFASTWQEQNVGCQSCHGPGKAHVDWAKAGKAGEANGLAVDYKALGSQGLVEQCAYCHSRRQTLGVGMLPGHAQLDQSLPATLRSGLYHADGQIDGEVYEYGSFTQSKMYAAGVGCTDCHNPHTAKVKVEGNGLCLQCHNSQPPLARFPSLQAKDYDSEAHHHHPAGSPGAQCVSCHMPTKTYMVVDPRRDHSLRIPRPDLAAKTASPDACTTCHQDRQPQWAAAAIDGWFGARKRPVHYGENFQAVRSGHGIALSELNAVLADKGKPAIVRATAAQQMAELGTQSVISLGWALKDNSPLVRAYAVAGFASVPPEQRLQPLLPLLKDPTLAVRDEALRVLAGVPIAQIPEQVRDSFGTLLADYERRLRGNADLPGGRLNLAVLLSRQGRDAEAMGEYRQALRLDPYFVPARVNLVTLASAAQQFDEAEQVLREGVALDKMPASDHGNLAYMLALLLAERGQQDEALQWMERAAVALPGNSRIRYNQGLLLSRLERRDEAIAALRSGLEQSPDDADLLYSLIYLHALAGERADAYGYVKRLRQAAPDDPRLQAIEPYWQKP, from the coding sequence ATGGAACTGGCCGTGGAGCATGGAATGGGGAAGGCGATCAATGGCGTTGTCCGTGGGCTGCTGGGCGCAGTGCTGCTGGCCTGGCTGGGGAACGCGGCGGCGGCCAGCCCGCCTGCCCAGGCGCAACCTGCAGAGGGCTATGTAGCGACACAGACCTGCCTTGGCTGCCATGCCGAGCAGGCCAGGCAATGGAAAGACTCCGACCATGGCTGGGCCATGCGCGATGCCACGGCGGCCAACGTGCTGGGCAACTTCAATGACGCACGCTTCGATGAGGCCGGGGTGACGGCCCGGTTCTTTCGCAAGGGGCAGGGCTTTTTCGTCACCGTGGAGGGCGAGGACGGCAAACCGGCCAACTTCCAGGTGCGCCGGACGTTCGGCCATTATCCGCTGCAGCAGTACCTCGTCGACCTGCCACGCGGGCGCCTGCAGGCGCTGACCATCGCCTGGGACAGCCGACCCAAGACACAGGGCGGGCAACGCTGGTTCTCGCTGTACCCCGGGCAGCGTTTCGCCCCTGACGACCCACTGCACTGGACCGGCCGCTACCAGAACTGGAACGGCATGTGCGCCGACTGCCATTCGACCCGCCTGATGAAAAACTACAACGACCGCGACGACAGCTTCGCCTCGACCTGGCAGGAGCAGAACGTCGGTTGCCAAAGCTGCCATGGCCCGGGCAAGGCGCACGTCGACTGGGCCAAGGCAGGCAAAGCCGGCGAGGCCAACGGCCTGGCGGTGGACTACAAGGCGTTGGGCAGCCAGGGCCTGGTCGAGCAGTGCGCGTACTGCCACAGCCGGCGGCAGACCCTCGGCGTCGGCATGCTGCCGGGGCACGCGCAGCTGGACCAGAGCCTGCCGGCAACCTTGCGCAGCGGCCTGTACCATGCCGATGGCCAGATTGACGGCGAGGTGTACGAGTACGGCTCGTTCACCCAGAGCAAGATGTACGCTGCCGGCGTCGGTTGCACCGACTGCCACAACCCACATACCGCCAAGGTCAAGGTCGAGGGCAATGGCCTGTGCCTGCAATGCCACAACAGCCAGCCTCCGCTGGCGCGTTTTCCCAGCCTGCAAGCCAAGGACTACGACAGTGAAGCGCACCATCACCATCCGGCCGGCTCGCCGGGGGCACAGTGCGTGAGTTGCCACATGCCGACCAAGACCTACATGGTGGTCGACCCACGGCGTGATCACAGCTTGCGTATCCCGCGCCCAGACCTCGCGGCCAAGACCGCCAGCCCCGACGCCTGTACCACCTGTCACCAGGACCGCCAGCCGCAATGGGCGGCGGCGGCCATTGACGGCTGGTTCGGTGCGCGCAAGCGCCCGGTGCATTACGGCGAGAACTTCCAAGCGGTGCGCAGTGGCCACGGCATTGCCCTGAGCGAATTGAACGCGGTCCTCGCCGACAAGGGCAAGCCGGCAATCGTGCGCGCCACGGCGGCGCAGCAAATGGCCGAGCTGGGCACGCAGTCGGTGATCAGCCTGGGCTGGGCGTTGAAGGACAACAGCCCGCTGGTACGCGCCTACGCGGTGGCCGGGTTTGCCAGCGTGCCGCCCGAACAACGCCTGCAACCGTTGTTGCCGCTGCTCAAGGACCCAACCCTGGCGGTACGCGACGAAGCGTTGCGTGTGCTGGCCGGAGTGCCCATCGCACAGATACCAGAACAGGTTCGTGATTCGTTCGGGACGCTGCTTGCCGATTACGAGCGCCGCCTGCGCGGCAACGCCGACCTGCCGGGTGGGCGCCTCAACCTGGCGGTGCTGCTCAGCCGCCAGGGCCGCGATGCCGAGGCCATGGGCGAGTACCGCCAGGCATTGCGGCTCGACCCGTACTTTGTGCCGGCGCGCGTCAACCTGGTGACCCTGGCCAGTGCCGCGCAACAGTTCGATGAGGCCGAACAGGTGCTGCGCGAGGGCGTGGCGCTCGACAAGATGCCCGCCAGCGACCACGGCAACCTGGCCTATATGCTGGCCTTGCTGCTGGCCGAGCGCGGCCAGCAGGACGAGGCGCTGCAATGGATGGAGCGTGCGGCCGTGGCGCTGCCGGGCAATTCGCGGATCCGCTACAACCAGGGGCTGTTGCTGTCGCGCCTGGAGCGCCGCGACGAGGCCATTGCCGCACTGCGCAGCGGCCTGGAGCAGTCCCCGGACGACGCGGACCTGCTGTATTCGCTGATCTACCTGCATGCCCTGGCTGGCGAGCGCGCCGACGCCTATGGCTACGTCAAGCGCTTGCGCCAGGCGGCGCCCGACGACCCGCGGCTGCAGGCGATCGAGCCGTACTGGCAAAAGCCGTGA
- a CDS encoding AAA family ATPase, giving the protein MSIREEIAALEARVAEQVLGQAETIRHVLLGLLANGHVLLESLPGLAKTRTVKALATHLDAQMRRIQFTPDLLPSDITGGEILQPTNEGNQIKFQPGPLFGNVILADEINRAPAKVQAALLEAMEERQITVAGQSYAMPALFMVMATQNPIEQEGTYPLPEAQMDRFLMKLQLDYPKVEDEALVLRLVRNEEAQGRTGVQAPERLAQEVVFAARAEVAQVHVAEAIDRYLVDLVNATRHPADYDADLSRWIRIGASPRGGISLDRVARAHAWLAGNAFVTPDDVRAVVHPVLRHRLQLSYDAVAEAVTPDQVIDRLLDRVAIPA; this is encoded by the coding sequence GTGAGCATACGCGAGGAGATTGCAGCGCTGGAGGCACGTGTCGCCGAGCAGGTCCTGGGCCAGGCAGAGACCATCCGGCATGTGCTGCTGGGCCTGTTGGCCAACGGCCACGTCCTGCTCGAAAGCCTGCCGGGGCTGGCCAAGACGCGCACGGTCAAGGCCCTGGCCACGCACCTGGACGCGCAGATGCGGCGTATCCAGTTCACCCCGGACCTGCTGCCCTCGGACATCACCGGCGGCGAGATCCTGCAGCCTACCAACGAAGGTAACCAGATCAAGTTCCAGCCCGGGCCCTTGTTCGGCAACGTGATCCTGGCCGACGAGATCAACCGTGCCCCGGCCAAGGTTCAGGCGGCGCTGCTCGAAGCCATGGAAGAACGGCAGATCACCGTGGCCGGGCAGAGCTACGCGATGCCGGCGCTGTTCATGGTGATGGCGACGCAGAACCCGATCGAGCAGGAAGGCACCTATCCGCTGCCCGAGGCGCAGATGGACCGCTTCCTGATGAAATTGCAGCTGGATTACCCCAAGGTCGAGGATGAGGCGCTGGTGCTGCGCCTGGTACGCAATGAAGAAGCGCAAGGCCGCACTGGCGTGCAGGCCCCTGAGCGGCTGGCGCAGGAGGTGGTGTTCGCCGCGCGCGCCGAAGTCGCGCAAGTGCACGTGGCCGAGGCTATCGACCGCTACCTGGTCGACCTGGTCAACGCCACCCGGCACCCGGCCGACTACGATGCCGACCTGTCACGCTGGATTCGCATCGGTGCCAGCCCGCGCGGTGGCATCAGCCTGGACCGGGTGGCACGCGCCCATGCCTGGCTGGCCGGCAACGCCTTCGTCACCCCGGACGATGTGCGTGCAGTTGTCCATCCGGTGCTTCGCCACCGCTTGCAGCTCAGCTATGACGCGGTCGCTGAAGCCGTCACGCCCGACCAGGTGATCGACCGCCTGCTCGATCGCGTGGCGATCCCGGCCTGA
- a CDS encoding transporter → MTAHPRSRLLLTLSIGFCAQSAVADNARDWQNTPIDLNMVFGYYNLIDTNTPIDTSLPLDGLSLNADLYILRYARSFGLDGRNSAIQILQPYADVAASFDNGRFFSGTKHNGGMGDIQVVFAHNFFGGPALTAAEFANWKPETFFSGALWLTAPTGDYDKDRVINIGSNRWVVKPELAFGTPFGPTWLEINGYVSLYGDNDDYHGNSKLEQKPLYAIEGHYSYTVNRALWVALDSTYSTGGETRIDGVGQDNKQENVLLGASLGFMLTPQFGGLVAYSDTVSERTGSPDVNTWTLRLQYVW, encoded by the coding sequence ATGACCGCCCATCCCCGCTCACGCCTGCTATTGACGTTGTCGATCGGTTTTTGCGCCCAGTCGGCCGTGGCCGATAACGCCCGTGACTGGCAAAACACACCGATCGACCTGAACATGGTGTTCGGCTATTACAACCTGATCGACACCAACACCCCGATCGACACCTCGCTACCGCTCGATGGCCTGTCGCTCAATGCCGACCTGTACATCCTGCGCTACGCACGCTCGTTCGGCCTGGACGGGCGCAACTCGGCGATCCAGATCCTGCAGCCGTATGCCGATGTCGCGGCCTCGTTCGACAATGGGCGGTTCTTCAGCGGCACCAAGCACAATGGCGGCATGGGCGATATCCAGGTCGTCTTCGCGCACAATTTCTTTGGTGGGCCGGCGCTGACCGCCGCAGAATTTGCCAACTGGAAGCCGGAGACGTTCTTCAGCGGCGCCCTGTGGCTGACTGCACCCACTGGTGACTATGACAAGGACCGGGTCATCAATATCGGCTCCAATCGCTGGGTGGTGAAACCGGAGCTTGCGTTCGGCACGCCCTTCGGGCCGACCTGGCTGGAAATCAACGGCTATGTCTCGCTGTACGGCGACAACGATGATTACCACGGCAACAGCAAGCTGGAACAGAAGCCGCTTTACGCGATCGAGGGCCACTACAGCTATACGGTCAACCGAGCGTTATGGGTTGCACTGGACAGCACCTACAGCACCGGCGGGGAAACCCGCATCGACGGGGTTGGCCAGGACAACAAACAGGAGAACGTACTCCTGGGGGCCAGCCTGGGCTTCATGCTGACCCCGCAGTTTGGCGGGCTGGTGGCCTACTCCGACACCGTATCGGAACGTACCGGGTCGCCGGATGTGAATACCTGGACCTTGCGGCTGCAATACGTCTGGTAG
- a CDS encoding ArnT family glycosyltransferase — MNPKRHDQRALLLLLAATALLLMLGLGSRELWGAETRWANICLQMLQSGDYFDPYLKGGAYYDKPLLSYWLITASAWLTGGLGPWSLRLSSVVAAWLSVWLTYLLGERLFRKGTGLVAGWMLATTFYFVFWARVATADILTVCGVLAAVWWYWRGPDDTRFWRYVGFFGLLALTSLFKGLIGFILPGLVLLPHLLSEGRWRRHLNLRLLAALLLAGALYMLPFVLSHLYGAPNYDESGLGLVLRENVVRFFQPFDNLGPIYTYLVYLPVYTLPWAPCWIIALWVALRHWRHIEPDTRWLIQGLGLLMLFFTASGSRRSYYVLPLVPFAQLLGAWWVTQRMAARKASGRKLQAGFAVTTVLLLAVLGILVPWSNGGGGVIRFGEAVREQAGRQAPLAQWQLVMVEVDNKVPMYLQTGGAPFYYVAQTQDYPRSGDTASLMAWLERTSGQHWDPQRTIIVAHYRHGEAPPFAYLDSDHQVITTQPSHGEQWLHARDDQSVAYIPKT; from the coding sequence ATGAATCCGAAGCGTCACGACCAACGCGCCTTGCTGTTACTGCTGGCCGCCACCGCCTTGTTGTTGATGCTGGGGCTGGGCAGTCGCGAACTGTGGGGCGCAGAAACCCGTTGGGCCAACATCTGCCTGCAGATGCTGCAAAGCGGCGACTATTTCGACCCGTACCTCAAGGGCGGTGCCTACTACGACAAGCCGTTGCTGTCGTACTGGCTGATCACGGCCAGCGCCTGGCTGACCGGTGGCCTGGGGCCCTGGTCGCTGCGCCTGTCCTCGGTCGTAGCAGCGTGGCTGAGCGTCTGGCTGACCTACCTGCTCGGCGAGCGCCTGTTCCGCAAAGGTACCGGCCTGGTCGCCGGCTGGATGCTGGCCACGACCTTCTACTTCGTGTTCTGGGCACGGGTCGCCACGGCCGACATCCTGACGGTATGTGGGGTGCTGGCAGCAGTCTGGTGGTATTGGCGCGGGCCGGACGATACCCGATTCTGGCGCTACGTCGGGTTCTTCGGGCTGTTGGCGTTGACCTCGCTGTTCAAGGGCCTGATCGGCTTCATCCTGCCGGGGCTGGTGTTGCTGCCGCACCTGCTGAGCGAAGGCCGCTGGCGTCGCCACCTCAATCTGCGTTTATTGGCTGCACTGCTGCTGGCCGGGGCACTGTATATGCTGCCGTTCGTGCTTTCGCACCTGTACGGCGCGCCAAACTACGACGAAAGCGGCCTCGGGCTGGTGCTGCGGGAAAACGTGGTGCGGTTTTTCCAGCCGTTCGACAACCTCGGGCCGATCTACACCTACCTGGTGTACCTACCGGTCTACACCCTGCCCTGGGCGCCTTGCTGGATCATTGCCTTGTGGGTTGCCCTGCGTCACTGGCGGCACATCGAGCCAGATACCCGCTGGCTTATCCAGGGGCTTGGCCTGCTGATGCTGTTCTTCACCGCCAGCGGCAGCAGGCGCAGCTACTATGTGCTGCCGCTGGTGCCGTTCGCGCAACTGCTGGGTGCCTGGTGGGTCACCCAGCGAATGGCCGCACGCAAAGCCTCCGGGCGCAAGCTCCAGGCGGGCTTCGCGGTGACCACCGTATTACTGCTGGCGGTGCTGGGCATTCTCGTGCCCTGGAGCAATGGCGGCGGTGGCGTGATCCGCTTCGGCGAAGCGGTGCGCGAACAGGCCGGCCGGCAAGCGCCGCTGGCGCAGTGGCAGCTGGTCATGGTCGAGGTGGACAACAAGGTGCCGATGTACCTGCAGACGGGCGGCGCGCCCTTCTACTATGTAGCGCAAACTCAGGATTACCCACGCAGTGGCGACACCGCCAGCTTGATGGCCTGGCTGGAACGCACCAGCGGCCAGCACTGGGACCCGCAGCGTACGATCATCGTTGCGCACTACCGCCACGGCGAGGCCCCGCCTTTTGCCTACCTGGATAGCGATCATCAGGTCATCACCACCCAGCCCAGCCATGGCGAGCAGTGGCTGCATGCCCGTGATGATCAAAGCGTGGCCTATATTCCCAAAACTTAG
- the arnB gene encoding UDP-4-amino-4-deoxy-L-arabinose aminotransferase has product MSEAFLPFSRPSMGDEEIAAVEKVLRSGWITTGPQNQALEEQFAQYVGCRHAVALSSATGGMHIALLALGIGPGDEVITPSQTWVSTANMISLLGATPVFVDVDRDTLMTDAARIEAAITPRTKAIIPVHYAGAAFDLDPLYALADKHGIAVIEDAAHAAGTRYKGRHVGAQGTAIFSFHAIKNMTCAEGAMFVSDDEALASRVRMLKFHGLGVDAYDRLTHGRKPQAQVIEPGFKYNLADINAAIALVQLKRLDAINARRTELAGLYQQRLAGLPVQPLAVPGYDQQHAWHLFILRIDSERCGLDREAFMKGLQERGIGTGIHFIATHLHTWYRQRDPQLSLPNTEWNSARLCSIPLFPDMTDHDLDRVVTAIEQLVGNRS; this is encoded by the coding sequence ATGAGTGAGGCGTTTCTCCCTTTCTCGCGTCCTAGTATGGGCGACGAGGAAATTGCGGCTGTCGAAAAGGTCCTGCGTTCGGGCTGGATCACCACCGGCCCACAAAACCAGGCACTTGAAGAGCAGTTCGCACAGTACGTCGGTTGCCGCCATGCGGTAGCCCTGTCATCGGCCACTGGCGGTATGCACATCGCTTTGCTGGCACTGGGTATCGGCCCTGGGGATGAAGTCATTACCCCGTCGCAGACCTGGGTGTCCACGGCCAACATGATTTCACTGCTCGGTGCCACGCCGGTATTCGTCGATGTCGACCGCGATACCCTGATGACCGATGCGGCGCGCATAGAGGCGGCGATCACTCCGCGAACCAAGGCCATCATCCCGGTTCACTACGCTGGCGCAGCTTTCGACCTCGACCCCCTGTACGCCCTCGCCGACAAGCATGGCATCGCTGTCATCGAAGACGCCGCCCACGCTGCCGGCACCCGTTACAAGGGCCGCCATGTCGGTGCCCAAGGCACGGCAATCTTCTCGTTCCATGCAATCAAGAACATGACCTGCGCCGAAGGCGCCATGTTCGTCAGCGATGACGAAGCCCTGGCCAGCCGCGTGCGCATGCTCAAGTTCCATGGCCTGGGTGTCGATGCCTACGACCGCCTGACCCATGGCCGCAAGCCCCAGGCCCAGGTCATCGAGCCCGGCTTCAAGTACAACCTTGCCGACATCAACGCCGCCATCGCCCTGGTGCAGCTCAAGCGCCTGGATGCCATCAACGCCCGCCGTACCGAACTGGCCGGCCTCTACCAGCAGCGTCTGGCAGGCCTGCCAGTGCAGCCCCTGGCCGTGCCGGGCTACGACCAGCAGCACGCCTGGCACCTGTTCATCCTGCGCATCGACAGCGAACGCTGCGGCCTCGACCGCGAAGCCTTCATGAAAGGCTTGCAGGAGCGCGGCATCGGCACCGGCATCCACTTCATCGCCACCCACCTGCACACCTGGTACCGCCAGCGCGATCCGCAGCTCTCGCTGCCAAACACCGAATGGAACTCGGCGCGGTTGTGCTCCATTCCGTTGTTCCCTGACATGACCGACCACGACCTCGACCGGGTCGTCACCGCCATTGAACAGCTTGTGGGAAATCGCTCGTGA